One stretch of Streptomyces sp. NBC_00443 DNA includes these proteins:
- a CDS encoding polyprenyl synthetase family protein translates to MTVVGPFGLSVRDQALEADVQAGLAAVEEGLLEATKSEVPFITEAAQHLVRAGGKRFRPLLVMLAAQFGDPYAPGVVPSAVVVELTHLATLYHDDVMDEAEVRRGVDSANTRWGNSVAVLTGDFLFARASHTLADLGPEAVRVQAEAFERLVTGQILETAGPQDGRDPVEHYLDVLSGKTGSLVAVSCRFGAMMSGADETVVDVLTQYGERLGVAFQLADDVLDIASDSHESGKTPGTDLREGIPTLPVLRLRERAERLGLAEDVALCELLDSDLTDDARHAEALAALREHPALEQARRDTVRYAEDARAALAPLADIGAKAALMELCDAVVHRAG, encoded by the coding sequence GTGACCGTCGTCGGGCCGTTCGGGCTGAGCGTGCGGGACCAGGCTCTGGAAGCCGATGTCCAGGCCGGATTGGCGGCTGTCGAGGAGGGATTGCTCGAAGCCACCAAGAGTGAGGTCCCCTTCATCACGGAGGCCGCCCAGCATCTGGTGCGGGCGGGCGGAAAGCGGTTCCGGCCGTTGCTCGTGATGCTCGCTGCCCAGTTCGGGGACCCGTACGCGCCGGGGGTCGTGCCGTCAGCGGTGGTGGTGGAGCTGACCCATCTGGCGACGCTGTACCACGACGACGTGATGGACGAGGCCGAGGTGCGGCGGGGTGTCGACAGTGCGAACACCCGCTGGGGCAACTCGGTTGCCGTACTGACCGGGGACTTCCTGTTCGCGCGCGCCTCGCACACTCTCGCCGACCTCGGGCCCGAGGCGGTTCGAGTGCAGGCCGAGGCGTTCGAGCGGCTGGTCACCGGACAGATCCTGGAGACGGCGGGGCCGCAGGACGGGCGCGATCCGGTGGAGCACTACCTGGATGTGCTGAGCGGGAAGACCGGGTCGCTGGTCGCGGTGTCGTGCCGGTTCGGGGCGATGATGTCGGGCGCCGACGAGACGGTGGTCGATGTGCTCACCCAGTACGGGGAGCGGCTGGGTGTCGCCTTCCAGCTCGCGGACGACGTACTGGACATCGCCAGTGACTCCCACGAGTCCGGGAAGACGCCGGGGACGGATCTCCGTGAGGGGATTCCTACGCTGCCCGTGCTGCGGTTGCGGGAGCGGGCCGAGAGGTTGGGGCTGGCGGAGGATGTCGCCCTGTGTGAGCTGCTGGACTCCGATCTGACGGACGACGCTCGGCATGCGGAGGCGTTGGCCGCGCTGCGGGAGCATCCGGCGCTGGAGCAGGCTCGGCGGGACACGGTGCGGTATGCGGAGGATGCGCGGGCCGCGTTGGCGCCGTTGGCGGATATCGGTGCCAAGGCTGCGTTGATGGAGTTGTGCGATGCGGTGGTGCATCGGGCGGGGTAG
- a CDS encoding peptide MFS transporter, producing MSRTDVDIEPESGPPPRDDHALLGQPKGLLTLSGLEVWERFSFLGMQAILVLYFADTVAHGGMGMSAGTAASVSAAYGTLVYLVSVAGGWLADRILGSYRAVLWGGILIACGHYAMAVPTTGMTWVGLGLISAGTGLLKPNVATMVGKLYRTDDDRRDAGFALYYMAINIGAFAGPLVTGWLGDHKGWHWGFSAAAIGMTFGLVQYVAGRRHLAGRKHAAEFALSPEAMRRAIRLIVTGLVVIAAVAILLAAAGWLTMDRFVDLLTLVSVIAPAVYFAVMFSSPRVTPEERGRLRPYIVLFLASTVFNFILFQAYSTMILLASANAETAILGFDFPASWYASALGAFEVALAPVVAALWVRMGRRQPHASNKIAIGVVLGGLSFLLMVLPTSGHSSDDYLMSVWWIVGSYLLLGLGDVLLETSGMSATTKLAPAAFASQTMSLWFLSLALANGIQAQTVKLYDDVSQPAYFGVNGAIAVAAGLAVMAAARWLRRTMHPVH from the coding sequence GTGTCCCGAACCGACGTCGACATCGAGCCCGAGAGCGGGCCCCCGCCCCGCGACGACCATGCCCTCCTCGGCCAGCCGAAAGGCCTCCTCACCCTCTCCGGTCTGGAGGTCTGGGAACGCTTCTCGTTCCTCGGTATGCAGGCCATCCTCGTCCTGTACTTCGCCGACACGGTCGCCCACGGCGGTATGGGCATGTCGGCCGGAACCGCGGCCTCCGTCTCGGCCGCATACGGCACCCTCGTCTATCTGGTCTCGGTCGCCGGCGGCTGGCTCGCCGACCGTATCCTCGGCTCGTACCGGGCGGTGCTGTGGGGCGGGATCCTCATCGCCTGCGGCCATTACGCCATGGCGGTGCCGACCACCGGCATGACCTGGGTGGGCCTCGGCCTGATCAGCGCCGGCACGGGGCTCCTCAAGCCCAACGTCGCCACCATGGTCGGCAAGCTCTACCGCACCGACGACGACCGCCGTGACGCCGGCTTCGCCCTCTACTACATGGCGATCAACATCGGCGCCTTCGCGGGCCCGCTCGTCACCGGCTGGCTCGGCGACCACAAGGGCTGGCACTGGGGCTTCTCGGCTGCCGCGATCGGCATGACGTTCGGCCTGGTCCAGTACGTCGCCGGCCGCCGTCACCTGGCCGGACGGAAGCACGCCGCCGAATTCGCGCTGTCTCCGGAGGCGATGCGCCGGGCAATCCGTCTGATCGTCACGGGCCTCGTCGTCATCGCGGCGGTCGCCATCCTGCTCGCCGCCGCCGGCTGGCTCACCATGGACCGCTTCGTCGACCTGCTCACGCTCGTCTCGGTGATCGCCCCGGCCGTCTACTTCGCGGTGATGTTCTCCAGCCCGCGTGTGACCCCCGAGGAACGCGGTCGGCTCCGCCCGTACATCGTCCTGTTCCTCGCCTCGACGGTCTTCAACTTCATCCTCTTCCAGGCGTACTCGACGATGATCCTGCTGGCCTCGGCGAACGCCGAGACGGCGATCCTCGGCTTCGACTTCCCCGCCAGTTGGTACGCGTCCGCCCTCGGCGCCTTCGAGGTCGCACTCGCCCCCGTCGTGGCCGCGCTGTGGGTCCGGATGGGGCGCCGCCAGCCGCACGCGTCCAACAAGATCGCGATCGGGGTCGTCCTCGGCGGCCTGTCCTTCCTGCTGATGGTGCTGCCGACCTCCGGGCACTCCTCCGACGACTACCTCATGTCCGTGTGGTGGATCGTGGGTTCGTACCTCCTGCTGGGCCTCGGCGACGTCCTCCTGGAGACCTCCGGCATGTCGGCCACGACCAAGCTCGCCCCGGCCGCGTTCGCCAGCCAGACCATGTCCCTCTGGTTCCTGTCCCTCGCCCTGGCCAACGGCATCCAGGCGCAGACGGTGAAGCTCTACGACGACGTCTCCCAGCCCGCCTACTTCGGCGTCAACGGCGCGATCGCGGTGGCCGCGGGGCTCGCCGTGATGGCCGCGGCACGCTGGCTTCGCCGCACGATGCACCCGGTGCACTGA
- a CDS encoding CocE/NonD family hydrolase, with protein MHIRTSFPYETTHHDLRIPLPDGTLLYARVWRPLTDEPVPALLEYLPYRLTDWTAPRDHQRHPWYAGHGYASVRVDIRGHGNSEGTPTDEYSATELADGVEVVNWLAAQPWCSGRVGMFGISWGGFNSLQIAALAPEPLKAIVTVCSTDDRYDNDVHYMGGSVLAVDMHAWASTMLAFVARPPDPQYAGDAWREMWLKRLEAVEPFLHTWLGHQTRDEYWRHGSVCEDYGAIDAAVLAVGGWHDPYRDTVLRLVEHLPADRVRGLIGPWSHQYPDRGLPPGPAIGFLQETLRWWDHWLKDEDTGVMAEPLLRSYVSDSHRPATVYPTLPGRWVGEPAWPSPHVRAVTYAFQGAAVLVRSPMHTGIDAGRFFPFGNDADLPPDQREEDARSACFEFEVGEETWVLGRPKVRLRLTSEVPRGQVVARLCDVAPDGSSTLVTRGVLNLSARHGRDRAVPWEPGATEDVTFELNGIGHAFPPGHRIRLAVSSAYWPWIWPQPVSAAGFGLEPSGSSLELPVRARALDESADGTAITFEEPEQAEPLGVNSPITLDEPRPERLVVRDVAKGEWRLEVDPRYGGTRVYPDGLEFTEEALETYTINEWDPLSARTRSDWSIRLHRPELGWDATVRTRSEISCDRHDFIASNEVICMEGEEVLFHRTWEKRTPRTAG; from the coding sequence ATGCACATCCGTACGTCCTTCCCCTACGAGACGACTCATCACGACCTCCGCATCCCGCTCCCGGACGGGACCCTGCTGTACGCGCGCGTGTGGCGCCCCCTGACGGACGAGCCCGTACCGGCGCTCCTCGAGTACCTGCCGTACCGCCTGACCGATTGGACCGCGCCTCGCGACCACCAGCGCCACCCCTGGTACGCCGGCCACGGCTACGCCTCCGTGCGCGTCGACATCCGCGGGCACGGCAACAGCGAGGGCACGCCGACCGATGAGTACTCGGCGACGGAACTCGCCGACGGGGTCGAGGTCGTCAACTGGCTGGCCGCCCAGCCCTGGTGCAGTGGCCGGGTCGGCATGTTCGGCATCTCCTGGGGCGGCTTCAACTCCCTCCAGATCGCGGCCCTCGCGCCCGAACCGCTCAAGGCGATCGTCACGGTCTGCTCCACGGACGATCGCTATGACAACGACGTGCACTACATGGGAGGTTCCGTCCTCGCCGTCGACATGCACGCCTGGGCTTCGACGATGCTCGCCTTCGTCGCCCGCCCGCCGGACCCGCAGTATGCCGGGGACGCCTGGCGGGAGATGTGGCTCAAGCGGCTGGAGGCCGTCGAACCGTTCCTGCACACCTGGCTCGGCCACCAGACGCGCGACGAGTACTGGCGCCACGGGAGCGTCTGCGAGGACTACGGCGCGATCGACGCCGCCGTCCTGGCGGTGGGCGGCTGGCACGACCCGTACCGCGACACCGTCCTGCGTCTCGTCGAGCACCTGCCGGCGGACCGCGTGCGCGGCCTGATCGGCCCCTGGTCCCACCAGTACCCCGACCGCGGCCTGCCGCCGGGCCCGGCGATCGGCTTCCTCCAGGAGACGCTGCGCTGGTGGGACCACTGGCTGAAGGACGAGGACACGGGCGTCATGGCCGAGCCCCTGCTGCGCTCGTACGTCAGCGACTCGCACCGCCCGGCCACGGTGTACCCCACGCTGCCCGGCCGCTGGGTCGGCGAGCCGGCCTGGCCCTCTCCCCACGTGCGCGCGGTGACGTACGCCTTCCAGGGCGCCGCCGTCCTCGTCCGCTCCCCCATGCACACCGGCATCGACGCCGGCCGCTTCTTCCCCTTCGGCAACGACGCCGACCTGCCGCCGGACCAGCGGGAGGAGGACGCGCGGTCGGCGTGCTTCGAGTTCGAAGTGGGCGAGGAGACCTGGGTGCTGGGGCGGCCGAAGGTGCGGCTGCGGCTGACGTCGGAGGTGCCGCGCGGGCAGGTCGTCGCCCGGCTCTGCGACGTGGCGCCGGACGGCTCCTCGACCCTGGTGACGCGGGGCGTGCTGAACCTGTCGGCGCGTCACGGCCGGGACCGCGCGGTGCCGTGGGAGCCGGGCGCCACCGAGGACGTGACCTTCGAGCTGAACGGGATCGGCCACGCCTTCCCGCCCGGCCACCGCATCCGCCTGGCTGTCTCCTCCGCGTACTGGCCGTGGATCTGGCCCCAGCCGGTCTCGGCGGCGGGCTTCGGCCTGGAACCGTCGGGAAGCTCACTGGAACTTCCGGTCCGCGCCCGCGCGTTGGACGAATCGGCGGACGGCACAGCGATCACCTTCGAGGAACCGGAACAGGCGGAACCGCTCGGCGTGAACTCCCCCATCACGCTGGACGAGCCCCGCCCCGAGCGCCTCGTCGTGCGGGACGTGGCCAAGGGCGAGTGGCGCCTGGAGGTCGACCCCCGGTACGGCGGCACGCGCGTGTACCCCGACGGCCTGGAGTTCACCGAGGAAGCGCTGGAGACGTACACGATCAACGAGTGGGACCCCCTGTCGGCCCGCACCCGCTCGGACTGGTCGATCCGCCTGCACCGCCCGGAGCTGGGATGGGACGCAACCGTGCGCACACGCTCGGAGATCAGCTGCGACCGGCATGACTTCATCGCCTCCAACGAGGTGATCTGCATGGAGGGCGAAGAGGTACTTTTCCACCGGACATGGGAGAAACGGACTCCACGGACAGCCGGTTAA
- a CDS encoding transglycosylase SLT domain-containing protein yields the protein MPRGKHRRPRTNPLTRHVIAAGTGTAALAIPLLSATTASAAQPAQAPTVAQAAPQAAVKAKTVAYTTKKGDTLYGIADRYDAQGGWKQLYKDNRKAIGDDPRLIHPGLDLEVRATKKASSPGKSADKASAPAKKSNVAKATQSSAKTYPNNLDGWIRNALDIMAQNGIPGSYEGIQRNIMRESSGNPQAINNWDSNAVAGTPSKGLLQVIDPTFASYHVPGTVYDPFDPVANITAACNYAAARYGSIDNVNGPY from the coding sequence ATGCCCCGAGGCAAGCACCGCCGCCCCCGCACCAACCCGCTCACCCGGCACGTCATCGCAGCCGGCACCGGTACCGCCGCCCTCGCCATCCCGCTCCTGAGCGCGACCACCGCGAGCGCCGCACAGCCGGCCCAGGCCCCCACCGTCGCGCAGGCCGCTCCCCAGGCCGCCGTGAAGGCCAAGACCGTCGCGTACACCACGAAGAAGGGCGACACGCTCTACGGCATCGCCGACCGGTACGACGCGCAGGGCGGCTGGAAGCAGCTCTACAAGGACAACCGCAAGGCCATCGGCGACGACCCCCGCCTGATCCACCCCGGCCTCGACCTGGAGGTCAGGGCGACGAAGAAGGCGAGCTCGCCGGGCAAGTCGGCCGACAAGGCGTCCGCGCCCGCCAAGAAGTCCAACGTCGCCAAGGCCACCCAGTCGTCCGCGAAGACGTACCCGAACAACCTCGACGGCTGGATCCGCAACGCGCTGGACATCATGGCGCAAAACGGAATTCCGGGTTCGTACGAGGGCATTCAGCGCAACATCATGCGCGAGTCGTCCGGCAACCCCCAGGCCATCAACAACTGGGACTCCAACGCCGTCGCGGGCACCCCGTCCAAGGGCCTCCTGCAGGTCATCGACCCGACCTTCGCGTCGTACCACGTGCCGGGGACGGTGTACGACCCCTTCGACCCGGTCGCGAACATCACGGCCGCGTGCAACTACGCGGCCGCGCGTTACGGCTCGATCGACAACGTGAACGGTCCCTACTAG
- a CDS encoding HAD family hydrolase: MARPIAYSLIATDLDGTLLRGDDTLSDRSLDALAQAAAAGAQHLVVTGRPAPRVRPLLDVLGSRGLAVCGQGAQLYDAGADCLLWSITLDRELAETALGKIEAEVGQVYAAVDQDGVDGLTLIEPGYLMPHPTLPAVRVRHRDDLWCEPISKVLLRHPTLSDDELAATARSVVGSLATVTMSGPGTVELQPCGITKATGLALAAEHLGLGARETIAFGDMPNDIPMFDWAARGVAMANAHPELKAVADEITLSNEDDGIAVVLERLFAGSLADFAQ, translated from the coding sequence ATGGCCCGACCCATCGCATATTCACTCATCGCCACTGACCTGGACGGGACGCTGCTCCGAGGCGACGACACGCTCTCCGACCGTTCCCTCGACGCGCTCGCACAGGCGGCGGCGGCCGGTGCGCAGCACCTCGTCGTGACGGGGCGGCCGGCGCCCAGAGTGCGCCCGCTCCTCGACGTCCTGGGCAGCCGGGGGCTCGCGGTGTGCGGACAGGGCGCGCAGTTGTACGACGCCGGAGCGGACTGTCTGCTGTGGTCCATCACCCTGGACCGGGAGTTGGCGGAGACCGCGCTCGGCAAGATCGAGGCCGAGGTGGGGCAGGTGTACGCGGCCGTCGACCAGGACGGCGTGGACGGGCTCACGCTCATCGAGCCCGGGTACCTGATGCCGCACCCCACCCTGCCCGCCGTACGCGTCCGGCACCGCGACGACCTGTGGTGCGAGCCGATCAGCAAGGTGCTGCTGCGCCATCCCACCCTGTCCGACGACGAGTTGGCGGCGACGGCGCGGTCGGTGGTCGGCTCCCTCGCGACGGTCACCATGTCGGGGCCCGGGACCGTCGAACTCCAGCCATGCGGCATCACGAAGGCGACCGGCCTCGCACTCGCCGCCGAGCATCTCGGTCTCGGCGCGCGCGAGACGATCGCCTTCGGGGACATGCCCAACGACATCCCCATGTTCGACTGGGCCGCCCGCGGGGTGGCGATGGCCAACGCGCATCCCGAACTCAAGGCGGTCGCCGACGAGATCACCCTCTCGAACGAGGACGACGGCATCGCCGTCGTCCTCGAGAGGCTGTTCGCGGGGAGCCTGGCCGACTTCGCCCAGTAG
- the fahA gene encoding fumarylacetoacetase has protein sequence MPPFDLPEGDPFGTHNLPYGVFSLPGSDSARRVGVRLGDHVLDAGKAAYALGSPYAPLLAQDSLNALLAAGHTTWSDVRRALTAWVTVPAHQEALADLLHPLSSVALHLPFEVADYVDFYASENHARNVGQIFRPDAEDSLTPNWKHLPIGYHGRSGTVVVSGTDVVRPSGQRKAPTDPEPVFGPSVRLDIEAEVGFVVGTPSKMGKPVALGDFREHVFGLCLLNDWSARDVQAWEYVPLGPFLGKSFATSVSAWITPLDALEEARVAPPGRTHPLLPYLDDSGPEAEPGGYDLRISVAINGHVVSEPPFSTMYWTAAQQLAHMTVNGASLRTGDLYGSGTVSGPTERERGSLLELTWNGRDPLELPDGKRAFLEDGDVVTLSAWAPGPGGVRVGLGEVTGRIVAS, from the coding sequence ATGCCCCCCTTCGATCTCCCCGAGGGCGACCCCTTCGGCACGCACAACCTTCCGTACGGCGTCTTCTCCCTTCCCGGCTCGGACTCCGCGCGACGGGTCGGCGTCCGGCTCGGCGACCACGTCCTCGACGCGGGCAAGGCGGCCTACGCACTCGGCTCGCCGTACGCCCCGCTGCTCGCCCAGGACTCCCTGAACGCGCTGCTCGCCGCGGGCCACACCACGTGGTCGGACGTACGACGCGCCCTGACGGCATGGGTGACGGTGCCGGCGCACCAGGAGGCCCTCGCGGACCTCCTCCACCCGCTGTCCTCAGTCGCCCTCCACCTCCCCTTCGAGGTCGCGGACTACGTCGACTTCTACGCCTCCGAGAACCACGCCCGCAACGTCGGCCAGATCTTCCGCCCCGACGCCGAGGACTCCCTCACCCCCAACTGGAAGCACCTGCCGATCGGTTACCACGGCCGCTCCGGCACGGTGGTGGTCTCCGGCACGGACGTCGTACGACCGTCCGGCCAGCGCAAGGCTCCCACTGATCCGGAGCCGGTCTTCGGCCCGTCGGTCCGCCTCGACATCGAGGCCGAGGTCGGCTTCGTGGTCGGCACGCCCTCAAAGATGGGCAAGCCGGTGGCGCTGGGCGACTTCCGTGAGCACGTCTTCGGCCTGTGCCTGCTCAACGACTGGTCGGCACGCGACGTCCAGGCCTGGGAGTACGTCCCCCTCGGCCCGTTCCTCGGCAAGTCCTTCGCCACGTCGGTGTCGGCGTGGATCACCCCGCTGGACGCGCTGGAAGAGGCGCGAGTGGCACCGCCGGGGCGGACGCACCCTCTGCTGCCCTACCTGGACGACTCCGGCCCCGAAGCCGAGCCCGGCGGCTACGACCTGCGTATCTCCGTGGCCATCAACGGCCACGTCGTCTCCGAGCCCCCCTTCTCCACCATGTACTGGACGGCCGCCCAGCAGCTCGCCCACATGACTGTGAACGGCGCCTCCCTGCGCACCGGCGACCTGTACGGCTCGGGCACGGTGAGCGGCCCGACGGAACGCGAGCGCGGCTCACTGCTGGAGCTGACCTGGAACGGCCGGGACCCTCTCGAACTCCCGGACGGCAAGCGGGCGTTCCTGGAGGACGGCGACGTGGTGACCCTGTCCGCCTGGGCCCCGGGCCCCGGTGGGGTTCGGGTCGGACTGGGGGAGGTGACGGGACGGATCGTGGCGTCGTGA
- a CDS encoding M56 family metallopeptidase: MTVCLLLLSVVALTAAVPVPQALTRASWPEREPVVALWVWQCLVATVLLCCLTALALGTAAVFGTVRAQLFAPAPPSVTEAYDLSTAPAWAVALTLLLAGGAAWTTAMLARELVEARRRRGRARAHLLERAPDLPAGLGAARGPLLVLEDEYPDAWWMPGSPPQLIVTTGALQRLTDHQLDAVLTHERGHARAHHDWLLHLSTALATGFPHIPLFAHFCDQTHRLVELAADDTASRRCGHLTTALALIELNQHRGVLSCASTNRLLGERVNRLLQPPPRLGRRNRALTTTLAALVPLLPLLITFAPGLTALS; the protein is encoded by the coding sequence ATGACCGTCTGCCTGCTCCTGTTGAGCGTCGTCGCCCTGACGGCCGCCGTACCCGTCCCCCAGGCGCTGACCCGGGCATCCTGGCCCGAACGGGAACCCGTGGTCGCGCTCTGGGTGTGGCAGTGCCTGGTCGCCACGGTCCTGTTGTGCTGCCTGACGGCCCTGGCCCTGGGCACCGCCGCCGTCTTCGGCACGGTACGCGCCCAGCTCTTCGCTCCGGCGCCGCCGTCGGTGACCGAGGCGTACGACCTCTCGACCGCGCCCGCCTGGGCGGTGGCCCTCACTCTGCTGCTGGCCGGCGGTGCCGCCTGGACGACCGCGATGCTGGCCCGCGAGCTCGTCGAGGCCCGTCGGCGGCGCGGCCGGGCCAGGGCCCACCTGCTCGAACGCGCCCCCGACCTGCCGGCTGGCCTGGGCGCGGCGCGGGGCCCGCTGCTGGTGCTGGAGGACGAGTACCCCGACGCCTGGTGGATGCCCGGCAGCCCGCCCCAGCTGATCGTCACCACGGGCGCCCTGCAGCGCCTGACCGACCACCAGCTCGACGCCGTCCTCACCCACGAGCGTGGCCACGCCCGGGCCCACCACGACTGGCTGCTGCACCTCTCGACCGCGCTTGCCACCGGATTCCCCCACATCCCGTTGTTCGCCCACTTCTGCGACCAGACCCACCGCCTGGTCGAACTGGCCGCCGACGACACGGCCTCCCGCCGCTGCGGTCACCTGACGACGGCGCTGGCCCTGATCGAGCTCAACCAGCACCGAGGCGTCCTGTCCTGCGCGTCCACCAACCGCCTCCTGGGCGAACGCGTCAACCGCCTCCTTCAGCCACCCCCACGTCTGGGCCGTCGCAACCGGGCCCTCACCACGACGCTGGCAGCGCTGGTACCGCTGCTCCCGCTACTGATCACGTTCGCTCCGGGGCTGACGGCGTTGAGCTGA
- the recQ gene encoding DNA helicase RecQ: MGATGGISEMPRVSEVAQAGDGEVLAALQRVFGYEAFRGEQEGVIEHVVAGGDAVVLMPTGGGKSLCYQIPSLVRPGTGIVVSPLIALMQDQVDALRALGVRAGFINSTQDFDERRVVEAEFLAGELDLLYLAPERLRVESTLDLLSRGKIAVFAIDEAHCVSQWGHDFRPDYLALSLLGERWPDVPRIALTATATHATHQEITQRLDMPSARHFVASFDRPNIQYRIVPKADPKKQLLSFLREEHAGDAGIVYCLSRKSVEATAEFLSRNGIEAVPYHAGLDAGTRAAHQSRFLREEGLVVVATIAFGMGIDKPDVRFVAHLDLPKSVEGYYQETGRAGRDGLPSTAWMAYGLNDVIQQRKLIQSGEGDEAFRRRAASHLDAMLALCETAQCRRGQLLAYFGQDPDATGCGNCDTCLTPPETWDGTIAAQKVLSTVVRLQRERGQKFGALQIVDILLGRRTGKVIQFDHDQLSVFGIGEELAEGEWRGVVRQLLAQGLLAVEGEYGTLVLTEASGTVLRREREVPLRKEPKKPVTSRSASGSAGSGRGERKAKAAVVELPEALVPAFEALRAWRAEQAREQGVPAYVIFHDATLREIVTVWPASVRELGSVGGVGEKKLATYGEGVLEVLTSVRGESGAGATAGAAAESSPGPGTHDGADDWPEMEPEPEPEDWA, encoded by the coding sequence ATGGGTGCGACGGGCGGGATCAGCGAGATGCCAAGGGTGAGCGAGGTGGCACAGGCCGGTGATGGCGAGGTGCTGGCCGCGCTGCAGCGGGTCTTCGGGTACGAGGCCTTCCGCGGCGAGCAGGAAGGCGTCATCGAGCATGTGGTGGCCGGCGGGGATGCCGTCGTGCTCATGCCGACCGGCGGCGGGAAGTCGCTGTGCTACCAGATCCCGTCCCTGGTCAGACCGGGTACCGGCATCGTCGTCTCGCCGCTCATCGCCCTGATGCAGGACCAGGTGGACGCGCTGCGGGCGCTCGGCGTGCGCGCCGGGTTCATCAACTCCACGCAGGACTTCGACGAGCGGCGCGTGGTGGAGGCGGAGTTCCTCGCGGGCGAGCTGGACCTGCTCTACCTGGCGCCGGAGCGGCTGCGGGTCGAGTCGACGCTGGACCTGCTGTCGCGCGGCAAGATCGCCGTCTTCGCGATCGACGAGGCGCACTGTGTGTCCCAGTGGGGGCATGACTTCCGCCCGGACTATCTGGCCCTGTCACTGCTGGGCGAGCGCTGGCCGGACGTCCCACGCATCGCGCTCACGGCGACGGCCACGCATGCGACGCACCAGGAGATCACCCAGCGGCTGGACATGCCGAGTGCCCGGCACTTCGTGGCGAGCTTCGACCGGCCCAACATCCAGTACCGGATCGTGCCGAAGGCGGACCCGAAGAAGCAGCTGCTGAGCTTCCTGCGCGAGGAGCACGCAGGCGACGCCGGCATCGTGTACTGCCTGTCGCGGAAGTCCGTGGAGGCGACGGCCGAGTTCCTGAGCCGCAACGGCATCGAGGCGGTGCCGTACCACGCCGGTCTGGACGCGGGCACGCGGGCGGCGCACCAGTCCCGGTTCCTGCGGGAGGAGGGGCTGGTCGTGGTGGCGACCATCGCCTTCGGGATGGGCATCGACAAGCCGGACGTGCGGTTCGTCGCCCACCTCGACCTGCCCAAGTCGGTCGAGGGCTACTACCAGGAGACAGGCCGCGCCGGCCGCGACGGACTCCCCTCCACGGCCTGGATGGCCTACGGCCTCAACGACGTCATTCAGCAGCGCAAGCTGATCCAGTCGGGCGAGGGCGACGAGGCGTTCCGGCGCCGGGCGGCCTCCCACCTGGACGCGATGCTCGCGCTGTGCGAGACCGCGCAGTGCCGGCGTGGTCAGTTGCTCGCCTACTTCGGCCAGGATCCCGATGCGACGGGCTGCGGCAACTGCGACACCTGCCTGACACCGCCGGAGACCTGGGACGGCACCATCGCGGCGCAGAAGGTGCTGTCGACGGTGGTGCGGCTGCAGCGTGAGCGGGGACAGAAGTTCGGGGCGCTGCAGATCGTCGACATCCTGCTGGGGCGGCGCACCGGCAAGGTGATCCAGTTCGATCACGACCAGCTGTCCGTCTTCGGCATCGGCGAGGAGCTGGCCGAGGGCGAATGGCGGGGCGTCGTCCGGCAGTTGCTGGCCCAGGGGCTGCTCGCGGTGGAGGGCGAGTACGGCACGCTCGTGCTGACCGAGGCGAGCGGGACGGTGCTGCGGCGGGAGCGGGAGGTGCCGCTGCGCAAGGAGCCGAAGAAGCCGGTGACCTCGCGGTCGGCGTCGGGGTCCGCCGGGTCCGGGCGCGGAGAGCGCAAGGCGAAGGCCGCGGTGGTCGAGCTGCCGGAGGCGCTGGTGCCGGCCTTCGAGGCGCTGCGGGCATGGCGTGCCGAGCAGGCTCGGGAGCAGGGGGTTCCGGCGTATGTGATCTTCCATGACGCTACGTTGCGGGAGATCGTGACGGTGTGGCCCGCGTCCGTGCGTGAGCTCGGGAGCGTCGGCGGCGTCGGCGAGAAGAAGCTGGCCACGTATGGGGAGGGCGTGCTCGAGGTGCTGACCTCGGTGCGTGGCGAGTCCGGTGCGGGGGCGACGGCGGGGGCGGCGGCCGAGTCGAGCCCTGGCCCTGGGACCCATGACGGGGCGGACGACTGGCCCGAGATGGAGCCGGAGCCCGAGCCGGAGGACTGGGCCTAG